A window from Candidatus Binataceae bacterium encodes these proteins:
- a CDS encoding DUF721 domain-containing protein → MPSKILKPPVKISEALQPLLDRFDTEGQFGIVRLTRLWPEMVGETIARRTQVSSLKFHTAVVKVSGAMWIQELNLMKPQILARLHQKIDPDIVRDLRFVQGRLSRREHSQLHVVPRATRRAIELPEMKNPELKRAFQRLIEAWGRAPR, encoded by the coding sequence ATGCCATCGAAGATTTTGAAACCTCCAGTGAAGATCAGCGAGGCGTTGCAGCCGCTTCTTGATCGCTTCGACACCGAAGGGCAGTTTGGAATCGTACGGCTCACCCGGCTGTGGCCGGAGATGGTCGGCGAGACGATCGCGCGCCGCACCCAGGTGTCCTCGCTCAAGTTTCATACGGCTGTGGTTAAAGTGTCGGGCGCGATGTGGATTCAAGAACTCAACTTGATGAAGCCGCAGATTCTTGCGCGGCTGCACCAGAAGATCGACCCCGACATCGTACGCGATCTGCGTTTTGTGCAGGGTCGCCTCTCGCGTCGCGAGCATTCACAGCTGCACGTGGTGCCGCGCGCGACGCGTCGCGCGATCGAACTGCCGGAAATGAAAAATCCGGAATTGAAGCGCGCATTTCAACGATTGATAGAAGCCTGGGGCCGCGCTCCCAGGTGA
- the recA gene encoding recombinase RecA has product MAQEIKSKALDLALSQIEKQFGKGSIMKLGEQSIDENIPVVPTGSLGLDIALGVGGLPRGRVVEIYGPESSGKTTLALECIAEAQKAGGIGAFIDAEHALDASYARKLGVKVEDLLISQPDNGEQALEITETLVQSGAIDILVIDSVAALVPRAELEGEMGEPQMGLQARLMSQALRKLTSVIARSHTIVVFINQIRMKIGVMFGNPETTTGGNALKFYSSVRIDIRRIGTIKTANDVIGSRTKVKVVKNKVAPPFREAEFDILYGSGISKEGELVDLGSELGVIEKLGAWYSYEGERIGQGRENARDLLKANPKLAEDVEQKIRAKLQTRPVAPPVASNGEKEPPLPAPPAAKKKG; this is encoded by the coding sequence ATGGCTCAAGAGATCAAAAGCAAAGCGCTCGACCTGGCGCTGAGCCAGATTGAAAAGCAGTTCGGCAAGGGCTCGATCATGAAGCTCGGCGAGCAGTCGATCGATGAGAATATACCCGTCGTGCCGACCGGCTCGCTTGGCCTGGACATCGCGCTGGGTGTCGGCGGTCTGCCACGGGGGCGGGTGGTCGAAATTTACGGCCCGGAATCGTCCGGCAAAACCACGCTGGCGCTGGAATGTATCGCCGAAGCGCAGAAGGCCGGTGGAATTGGCGCGTTTATCGACGCGGAGCACGCGCTCGACGCGTCTTACGCACGCAAACTTGGGGTCAAAGTCGAAGACCTGCTGATCTCGCAGCCCGACAACGGCGAGCAGGCGCTCGAGATCACGGAAACTCTAGTGCAATCGGGTGCGATCGACATCCTGGTGATCGACTCGGTCGCCGCCCTGGTCCCGCGCGCGGAACTCGAGGGCGAAATGGGTGAACCGCAGATGGGTCTGCAGGCGCGCCTGATGTCGCAGGCGCTGCGCAAACTGACCTCGGTGATCGCACGCTCCCACACCATCGTGGTGTTTATCAATCAGATCCGCATGAAGATCGGGGTGATGTTCGGTAATCCGGAAACCACCACCGGCGGCAACGCGCTCAAGTTCTATTCCTCGGTACGCATTGATATCCGTCGCATCGGCACCATCAAGACCGCAAACGACGTCATCGGTTCGCGCACCAAGGTCAAAGTCGTCAAGAACAAAGTAGCGCCGCCGTTTCGCGAAGCAGAGTTCGATATCCTCTACGGCTCGGGAATTTCCAAGGAAGGCGAACTGGTCGATCTCGGCTCTGAACTGGGCGTAATCGAAAAACTGGGCGCCTGGTATTCCTACGAAGGGGAACGCATCGGGCAGGGCCGCGAAAATGCCCGCGACCTGCTGAAGGCAAATCCAAAGCTCGCCGAAGACGTCGAGCAAAAGATCCGGGCCAAACTCCAGACCCGACCGGTCGCGCCCCCCGTAGCCTCCAACGGAGAAAAAGAACCACCCCTTCCCGCGCCCCCTGCAGCGAAGAAGAAGGGCTGA